Proteins encoded by one window of Acidipropionibacterium virtanenii:
- a CDS encoding heavy metal translocating P-type ATPase, with amino-acid sequence MTQDTDAPGPVSLQIGGMTCSACATQIEKRLSSLDGVSAVVNYATERATVTGMTGAEAIEAVRRTGYTAARTGDVDPAALAAARINGLRRRLIVATLLTLPLMDVGLVLALAPQLRFPGWDRMLVVLALPVVGWCAWPFHRAMWANLRHGITSMDTLVSLGVLSSFVWTVISMLVTAPDTEGYWLGYGITPAGADTLYLDVAAGVTCFLLAGRYFEARAKRTARSVLDALGQLAATRARLLVGGAERTVPVSRLRQGDLVVVLASETVPADGVVTEGETSVDSSMMTGEPVPVDVTVGDRVLGGTVNLTGRVVLRATAVGEESQLAQMAAMAEQAQARKANVSRLVDKVVGVFVPVVLGIVAITVAGWWISGAGLRHALSAGLSVLVIACPCALGLATPTAMMVGVGRGGRLGILIKGPDALEAAGRIDTVVLDKTGTVTTGTMTLISRVCAEGADMDRVHRWAASLEAASTHPIAAAVVKSCPGPVPACTDHRTVAGGGLHGTVEGHRVIVGSPEFLSAQGQAPGLELAAAVEAARSQAETPVLVGVDGRAAGVLVLADTVRPEATEVVGELSRMGLRTVLLTGDSRAAAQLVGDRLGCDEVMSQVTPSRKAEVIDRLRAEGHRVAMVGDGINDAAALAAADLGLALVTGTDIAMRSADIICVRHHLGVVPDAIRLSRRTRRTILGNLVWAFAYNIAAIPIAAAGLLNPLISGLAMSLSSLLVVTNSLRLRNFR; translated from the coding sequence ATGACCCAGGACACCGACGCCCCCGGCCCCGTCTCCCTGCAGATCGGCGGTATGACCTGCTCGGCCTGCGCCACCCAGATCGAGAAGAGACTGTCGAGCCTCGACGGGGTCAGCGCCGTCGTCAACTACGCCACCGAGCGCGCCACGGTGACCGGGATGACCGGCGCAGAGGCGATCGAGGCCGTCAGACGGACCGGCTACACGGCCGCCCGGACCGGTGACGTCGACCCGGCCGCCCTGGCCGCGGCGCGGATCAACGGGCTGCGCAGGCGCCTCATCGTCGCCACCCTGCTCACCCTGCCTCTGATGGACGTCGGCCTGGTTCTGGCGCTGGCCCCGCAGCTGCGCTTCCCCGGCTGGGACCGGATGCTGGTGGTGCTGGCGCTGCCGGTCGTCGGCTGGTGCGCCTGGCCGTTCCACCGGGCGATGTGGGCGAATCTGCGTCACGGCATCACCTCGATGGACACGCTGGTCTCCCTGGGGGTGCTCTCCTCCTTCGTCTGGACCGTCATCTCGATGCTGGTCACCGCCCCCGACACCGAGGGCTACTGGCTGGGCTACGGCATCACCCCCGCCGGAGCAGACACCCTCTACCTGGACGTGGCCGCCGGTGTCACCTGCTTCCTGCTCGCCGGGCGCTATTTCGAGGCCCGGGCGAAACGCACCGCCCGGTCGGTCCTCGACGCCCTGGGCCAGCTGGCCGCCACCCGTGCCCGGCTGCTGGTCGGCGGCGCCGAGAGGACCGTCCCGGTGTCCCGGCTGCGCCAGGGCGATCTCGTCGTGGTGCTGGCCTCCGAGACCGTACCGGCCGACGGCGTCGTCACCGAGGGTGAGACGAGTGTGGACTCGTCGATGATGACCGGGGAGCCGGTACCGGTCGACGTCACCGTCGGGGACAGGGTTCTCGGCGGCACTGTGAACCTCACAGGTCGGGTCGTGCTGCGCGCCACCGCCGTCGGCGAGGAGTCCCAGCTGGCGCAGATGGCCGCCATGGCTGAACAGGCCCAGGCGCGCAAGGCCAATGTCTCCCGGCTCGTCGACAAGGTCGTCGGGGTCTTCGTTCCGGTGGTCCTGGGGATCGTCGCCATCACCGTCGCCGGCTGGTGGATCAGCGGCGCCGGCCTGCGCCATGCCCTGTCGGCAGGACTGTCGGTGCTGGTGATCGCCTGCCCCTGCGCCCTGGGCCTGGCCACTCCGACGGCGATGATGGTCGGCGTCGGACGCGGGGGCCGGCTCGGCATCCTCATCAAGGGTCCCGATGCCCTCGAGGCCGCCGGCCGCATCGACACCGTCGTCCTGGACAAGACCGGCACCGTCACCACCGGCACGATGACGCTGATCTCCCGGGTCTGCGCCGAGGGCGCCGATATGGATCGCGTCCACAGATGGGCGGCCTCTCTGGAGGCGGCGTCCACCCACCCGATCGCGGCTGCGGTGGTGAAGTCGTGTCCCGGGCCGGTTCCGGCCTGCACCGACCATCGGACGGTCGCCGGTGGTGGTCTGCACGGCACCGTGGAGGGCCACCGGGTCATCGTCGGCAGCCCGGAATTCCTGTCCGCACAGGGCCAGGCTCCGGGCCTCGAACTGGCAGCCGCGGTCGAGGCGGCCCGATCGCAGGCGGAGACGCCGGTGCTGGTCGGCGTCGACGGTCGGGCCGCCGGCGTCCTCGTCCTGGCCGACACCGTCCGTCCCGAGGCGACCGAGGTGGTGGGCGAGCTCTCCCGGATGGGACTGCGCACGGTCCTGCTGACCGGCGACTCCCGTGCCGCCGCACAGCTGGTGGGCGACCGGTTGGGCTGCGACGAGGTGATGTCCCAGGTGACGCCCTCCCGCAAGGCCGAGGTCATCGACCGGCTGCGGGCCGAGGGGCACCGGGTGGCCATGGTGGGCGACGGGATCAACGACGCCGCCGCGCTGGCGGCGGCAGATCTGGGGCTGGCTCTGGTGACCGGGACCGATATCGCGATGCGCAGCGCCGACATCATCTGCGTCCGCCACCATCTGGGGGTGGTGCCTGACGCCATCCGGCTGTCGCGCCGCACCAGACGGACCATCCTCGGCAATCTCGTGTGGGCCTTCGCCTACAACATCGCCGCGATCCCGATCGCCGCGGCCGGGCTGCTCAACCCCCTGATCTCCGGCCTGGCCATGAGCCTGTCGAGCCTCCTGGTCGTCACCAACTCGCTGAGGCTCAGAAATTTCAGATAG
- a CDS encoding IS110 family transposase has translation MSADVPVQPLPVVAGVDTHSETHYAAVISVTGQELGAVEFQTTESGYRALEAWITSLGPLLRVGVEGTGSYGAGLTRHLQKDGITVQEVLRPARRLRRMKGKSDKIDAYAAARTALSQVAPVVPKAGDGPVEALRVTMMAYRSAVKAHTAAGAQIGSVLVTAPEEMRARYRGMSGEPLVRALAAARQRAGEDEVARATRTTLTRLARRSQFLADQSQAAEDDLKRLVTQINPGLLQARGVGPVTAAQLLITAGDNPERITTEAGFAALCGTNPVPASSGRTTRHRLNKSGDRQANWALQMIVENRLSNDHRTIGYQTRRIREGKTKTEINRCLKRAVAREMHHLIVHPRPPVDVTDLGPRRKALNITQLQAADHMRVSNATLSRLERGKTFAPDLYHQYTHWLTELENPQQTS, from the coding sequence ATGAGCGCCGACGTTCCAGTCCAACCACTACCGGTCGTCGCCGGGGTCGACACCCATTCCGAGACCCACTACGCCGCAGTCATCAGCGTCACGGGTCAGGAACTGGGCGCGGTCGAGTTCCAGACCACCGAGTCCGGCTACCGGGCCCTGGAGGCCTGGATCACCAGTCTCGGGCCCCTTCTACGAGTCGGGGTCGAGGGCACCGGCTCCTACGGGGCCGGGCTGACCCGCCACCTCCAGAAGGACGGGATCACCGTCCAGGAGGTCCTGCGCCCCGCCAGGCGACTGCGACGGATGAAAGGCAAGTCCGACAAGATCGATGCCTATGCCGCCGCCCGCACCGCCCTGTCCCAGGTCGCTCCGGTCGTCCCCAAGGCCGGCGACGGGCCGGTGGAGGCCCTGAGGGTCACCATGATGGCCTACCGCTCGGCGGTCAAGGCCCACACCGCCGCCGGCGCCCAGATCGGCTCCGTGCTGGTCACCGCCCCCGAGGAGATGCGGGCCCGCTACCGCGGCATGTCCGGCGAGCCGCTGGTGCGAGCCCTGGCGGCGGCACGCCAGCGTGCCGGCGAGGACGAGGTCGCCCGGGCCACCCGGACCACCCTGACCCGCCTGGCGCGCCGGTCCCAGTTCCTGGCCGACCAGAGCCAGGCCGCCGAGGACGACCTGAAACGCCTGGTGACCCAGATCAACCCGGGGCTGCTCCAGGCCCGGGGAGTGGGTCCCGTCACCGCCGCGCAACTGCTGATCACCGCCGGGGACAACCCCGAACGCATCACCACCGAGGCCGGGTTCGCCGCCCTGTGCGGCACCAACCCGGTCCCGGCGTCCTCAGGCAGGACCACCCGTCACCGACTCAACAAGTCCGGGGACCGTCAGGCCAACTGGGCCCTCCAGATGATCGTGGAGAACCGGTTGTCCAACGACCACCGGACCATCGGCTACCAGACCCGCCGCATCAGGGAGGGCAAGACCAAGACCGAGATCAACCGGTGTCTCAAACGAGCCGTCGCCCGCGAGATGCACCACCTGATCGTCCACCCCCGACCACCGGTCGACGTCACAGACCTGGGTCCCCGGCGCAAGGCCCTGAACATCACCCAGCTCCAGGCCGCCGACCACATGCGAGTGTCGAACGCGACACTCTCCCGGCTCGAACGTGGCAAGACCTTCGCCCCCGACCTCTACCACCAGTACACGCACTGGCTCACAGAACTTGAAAACCCCCAACAAACCTCTTGA
- the lipA gene encoding lipoyl synthase, which yields MSVEADGRRLLRVEVKNAQTPIENKPKWIRTTATMGPEYRDMRRRMKDTDLHTVCQEAGCPNIFECWEDREATFLIGGDKCTRRCDFCQIASAKPDGYDTDEPHRVAASVHQMGLRYATVTSVCRDDLPDEGAWLCAETIRQIHGANPGVGVEMLAQDFSGRPELLDQVFEAGPEVFGHNLETVPRIFKRIRPGFRYDRSLEVLQRAHDHGMVTKSNLILGMGETREEVSEAMQALHDADTDLLTITQYLRPNAHLHPIDRWVTPQEFDELAEEAEEIGFVGVMSGPLVRSSYRAGRLYRQAMEARGQTPVTIVTGYRDGRRPAPFAAR from the coding sequence GTGAGTGTCGAAGCTGACGGAAGGCGCCTGCTGCGCGTCGAGGTGAAGAACGCCCAGACCCCGATCGAGAACAAGCCGAAGTGGATCCGCACCACGGCGACGATGGGCCCGGAGTACCGCGACATGCGCCGGCGCATGAAGGACACCGATCTGCACACCGTCTGCCAGGAGGCGGGGTGCCCCAACATCTTCGAGTGCTGGGAGGATCGGGAGGCCACCTTCCTCATCGGTGGCGACAAGTGCACCAGGCGCTGCGACTTCTGTCAGATCGCCTCGGCCAAGCCTGACGGCTACGACACCGACGAGCCTCACCGGGTGGCGGCGTCCGTGCATCAGATGGGGCTGCGCTACGCCACGGTCACCAGCGTCTGCCGCGATGACCTGCCCGATGAGGGAGCCTGGCTGTGCGCCGAGACGATCCGGCAGATCCACGGCGCCAACCCCGGCGTAGGCGTCGAGATGCTCGCCCAGGACTTCTCCGGGCGCCCCGAACTGCTCGATCAGGTCTTCGAGGCCGGCCCCGAGGTCTTCGGTCACAACCTGGAGACGGTGCCGCGCATCTTCAAGCGGATCCGGCCCGGGTTCCGCTACGACCGCTCCCTGGAGGTGCTTCAGCGCGCCCATGACCACGGCATGGTCACCAAGTCCAATCTCATCCTCGGGATGGGCGAGACCCGTGAGGAGGTCTCCGAGGCGATGCAGGCCCTGCACGACGCCGACACGGATCTGCTCACCATCACCCAGTACCTGCGCCCCAACGCGCACCTGCACCCGATCGACCGCTGGGTCACCCCCCAGGAGTTCGACGAGCTGGCCGAGGAGGCCGAGGAGATCGGTTTCGTCGGGGTCATGAGCGGTCCGCTGGTGCGCTCCTCCTACCGGGCCGGGCGGCTCTACCGTCAGGCGATGGAGGCCCGCGGGCAGACTCCGGTGACCATCGTCACCGGCTACCGGGACGGCCGACGGCCGGCCCCCTTCGCGGCACGGTAG
- a CDS encoding DUF4191 domain-containing protein: MPKSQAAKELAAKQKAEAKAAKERRKNSDNPKDWGTWKQLVETFKMTRKADPSVTWWVLGAVLVPIVVFVVLGIIITPWWMWLVVGIFAGAACGMWIFSRRARRSMYTRFKGQPGSAEVALSQLDKKKWTTTPAIAVSRQQDVIHRALGPGGLVLVGEGHGNGLRKLMAEEKHRHEQVAYGVAVITITMGEGKDQIPLEQLDKKIKKLPKTLDDARINEVRSRLKALDAMRPRIPVPKGPMPTSTKGARNSMRGR, translated from the coding sequence ATGCCCAAGAGCCAGGCCGCCAAGGAGCTTGCAGCTAAGCAGAAGGCCGAGGCCAAGGCTGCCAAGGAGCGTCGCAAGAATTCCGACAACCCCAAGGACTGGGGCACCTGGAAGCAGCTCGTAGAGACCTTCAAGATGACCCGCAAGGCCGACCCCTCGGTCACTTGGTGGGTGCTGGGGGCCGTGCTGGTTCCGATCGTGGTCTTCGTGGTGCTCGGGATCATCATCACGCCCTGGTGGATGTGGCTGGTCGTCGGTATCTTCGCCGGTGCGGCCTGCGGCATGTGGATCTTCAGCCGGCGGGCCCGCAGGTCCATGTACACCCGTTTCAAGGGCCAGCCCGGATCCGCCGAGGTGGCGCTGTCCCAGCTCGACAAGAAGAAGTGGACCACCACCCCGGCCATCGCGGTCTCCCGCCAGCAGGACGTCATCCACCGTGCTCTCGGCCCCGGCGGGCTCGTCCTGGTGGGCGAGGGTCACGGGAACGGGCTCCGCAAGCTGATGGCCGAGGAGAAGCACCGCCACGAGCAGGTCGCCTACGGCGTCGCCGTCATCACCATCACCATGGGCGAGGGCAAGGACCAGATCCCCCTGGAGCAGCTGGACAAGAAGATCAAGAAGCTGCCGAAGACCCTTGACGACGCCAGGATCAACGAGGTCCGCTCGCGCCTGAAGGCCCTCGACGCGATGCGCCCGAGGATCCCGGTCCCCAAGGGCCCGATGCCCACCTCGACGAAGGGCGCCCGCAATTCGATGCGGGGTCGCTGA
- a CDS encoding ABC-F family ATP-binding cassette domain-containing protein, whose protein sequence is MAASINILNAEHVTKTFGTRVVLDDLSLGLSSGEVIGVVGRNGDGKSTLLGILTGTVEPDAGSVTRTGSVSIGLLAQAETPVPGQTVRDLVVQGRPDHVWASDPAARPIVEQMLADIDLDSATSELSGGERRRAALVALMLGDHDLLVLDEPTNHLDVEAVAWLAGHLRALRAHGVAMLIVSHDRWFLDEVCNRVWEVHDATVDAYDGGYAAYTLARAERSRQAAANEARRRNLVRKELAWLRRGAPARTSKPRFRIDAANALIADVPDPRDKLELARFSASRLGKDVFDLDDVTLTLPDGRSLLKHLTWSIGPGDRIGLVGVNGAGKSTLLNLLDQLIEPTSGRVKQGKTLHIAHLTQEVHELDADRPEGRETVLDSVQRLRQETTLATGRETGAGNLLEDFGFTGQRLVTRVGDLSGGEKRRLQLLRLLIEEPNVLLLDEPTNDLDIDTLRVVEDYLDTWPGTLIVVTHDRYFLERVCDVTYALMGDGSCVLLPGGIDQYLEAREHREAGPSKSQQVGSSADPSAPGPSSARLRRARKDMARLEGQISRARHDLDGIHEEMARVATDFVKLNELQQDASRLETRIDDLENAWLEAGELIEEA, encoded by the coding sequence GTGGCCGCCTCGATCAATATCCTCAACGCCGAGCACGTCACCAAGACGTTCGGCACCCGAGTGGTCCTCGATGACCTCTCTCTGGGACTGTCCAGCGGGGAGGTCATCGGTGTGGTGGGACGCAACGGGGACGGCAAGTCCACCCTGCTCGGGATCCTGACCGGAACCGTGGAGCCCGATGCGGGATCGGTGACCCGGACCGGATCGGTGTCGATCGGCCTGCTGGCTCAGGCCGAGACCCCGGTCCCCGGCCAGACCGTCCGCGATCTCGTCGTGCAGGGCCGCCCCGATCATGTCTGGGCCTCCGACCCGGCGGCCCGGCCGATCGTCGAGCAGATGCTCGCCGACATCGATCTGGACTCGGCCACCTCCGAGCTGTCCGGCGGTGAGCGGCGGCGCGCGGCCCTGGTGGCCCTGATGCTCGGCGACCACGATCTGCTGGTTCTCGACGAGCCCACGAATCATCTGGACGTCGAGGCGGTGGCCTGGCTCGCCGGGCACCTGCGCGCCCTGCGGGCCCACGGCGTCGCGATGCTCATCGTCTCCCACGACCGCTGGTTCCTCGACGAGGTGTGCAATCGGGTCTGGGAGGTTCACGACGCCACCGTGGACGCCTATGACGGCGGATACGCCGCCTACACCCTGGCCCGTGCCGAGAGGTCCCGGCAGGCCGCCGCCAATGAGGCACGGCGCCGGAATCTGGTGCGCAAGGAGCTGGCCTGGCTGCGCCGCGGAGCTCCGGCCCGCACCTCCAAGCCCCGGTTCCGCATCGACGCCGCGAACGCCCTGATCGCCGACGTCCCCGATCCTCGCGACAAGCTCGAGCTCGCCCGGTTCTCCGCCAGCCGGCTCGGCAAGGACGTCTTCGATCTCGACGACGTCACCCTCACACTGCCCGACGGGCGAAGCCTGCTGAAGCATCTCACCTGGTCGATCGGCCCCGGAGACCGGATCGGCCTGGTCGGCGTCAACGGGGCCGGCAAGTCCACCCTCCTCAATCTCCTCGATCAGCTGATCGAACCGACCTCAGGACGGGTCAAGCAGGGGAAGACGCTGCACATCGCCCACCTCACCCAGGAGGTCCACGAGCTGGACGCCGACCGTCCTGAGGGACGCGAGACGGTGCTCGATTCCGTCCAGCGACTGCGCCAGGAGACCACGCTCGCCACCGGGCGCGAGACCGGTGCAGGCAACCTGCTGGAGGATTTCGGCTTCACCGGTCAGCGCCTGGTGACCCGGGTCGGCGACCTGTCGGGCGGTGAGAAGCGCCGTCTCCAGCTGCTGCGGCTGCTCATCGAGGAGCCCAATGTGCTGCTGCTGGACGAGCCCACCAATGATCTGGACATCGACACCCTGCGGGTCGTGGAGGACTATCTGGACACCTGGCCCGGCACCCTCATCGTGGTCACCCACGACCGGTACTTCCTGGAACGGGTCTGCGACGTCACCTACGCACTGATGGGGGACGGGTCCTGCGTCCTGCTGCCGGGCGGCATCGACCAGTATCTCGAGGCCCGGGAGCACCGCGAGGCGGGCCCGTCGAAATCCCAGCAGGTTGGCAGCTCCGCCGACCCGTCGGCCCCCGGGCCGTCCTCGGCCCGACTGCGCCGGGCCCGCAAGGACATGGCCCGCCTGGAGGGCCAGATCTCCCGGGCCCGCCATGATCTCGACGGCATCCACGAGGAGATGGCCAGGGTGGCCACCGACTTCGTGAAGCTCAACGAGCTCCAGCAGGACGCCTCCCGCCTGGAGACGCGGATCGATGATCTGGAGAACGCCTGGCTGGAGGCCGGGGAGCTCATCGAGGAGGCGTGA
- a CDS encoding CBS domain-containing protein codes for MIISEVLRKRGTNVVTVATTITVGDLLNTLADLNIGCAVVSDSAGRIDGIVSERDVVRHLATDPALLEQAVATIMVTEVTTCSPGADLEDVARVMTEQRIRHIPVVEAGRLINIVSIGDVVKNRLDQLQDERDHLMNYVSTAEGLTPPR; via the coding sequence ATGATCATCTCCGAGGTCCTCCGCAAGCGCGGTACCAACGTCGTCACCGTCGCCACCACCATCACCGTCGGCGACCTTCTCAACACCCTCGCCGATCTCAACATCGGCTGCGCCGTGGTCAGCGACTCCGCCGGCCGTATCGACGGCATCGTCTCGGAACGCGACGTCGTGCGCCATCTCGCCACCGACCCGGCCCTGCTCGAACAGGCAGTGGCCACGATCATGGTGACCGAGGTCACCACCTGCTCCCCGGGCGCCGATCTCGAGGACGTCGCACGGGTCATGACAGAGCAGAGGATCCGGCACATCCCCGTCGTCGAGGCCGGCAGGCTGATCAACATCGTGAGCATCGGCGACGTCGTCAAGAACAGGCTCGACCAGCTCCAGGACGAGCGCGACCACCTGATGAACTACGTGTCCACAGCCGAGGGCCTCACGCCTCCTCGATGA
- a CDS encoding DedA family protein has protein sequence MTLAAWMDSINQLIAAHAGEPWVLVALAALCTIDGFFPPVPSESLVVGLAAVGRPPWWLLVPVATLGAILGDNIAFLIGRRLGHTRLFTGGRRRIRTVTWARRQLRRRGPLCILVARYIPGGRVIVNAIAGATGFSYRVFLAVDVIAGILWSGYSVAIGTGAASIIGDNHMLAMVLGIVLAVAIGAVLDQILRRLMPVHADAEGDAAPKSQGVDEKDAHMHVG, from the coding sequence ATGACCCTGGCAGCCTGGATGGACTCGATCAATCAGTTGATCGCGGCGCATGCGGGCGAGCCGTGGGTCCTCGTCGCACTGGCCGCACTGTGCACCATTGACGGCTTCTTCCCGCCGGTTCCCAGCGAGTCCCTGGTGGTGGGGCTGGCCGCCGTCGGCCGCCCCCCGTGGTGGCTGCTGGTCCCGGTCGCGACGCTGGGCGCGATCCTCGGCGACAATATCGCCTTCCTCATCGGGCGAAGGCTCGGCCACACGCGGCTGTTCACCGGTGGTCGGCGCCGGATCAGGACGGTCACCTGGGCCAGGCGCCAGCTGCGGCGCCGCGGCCCGCTGTGCATTCTTGTGGCCCGCTACATTCCTGGCGGCAGGGTGATCGTCAACGCGATAGCGGGGGCCACCGGGTTCAGCTACCGGGTCTTCCTGGCCGTCGACGTCATCGCGGGGATCCTGTGGTCCGGGTACTCGGTGGCGATCGGGACCGGGGCGGCGAGCATCATCGGCGACAATCACATGCTGGCGATGGTGCTGGGGATCGTCCTGGCGGTCGCGATCGGCGCCGTGCTCGACCAGATCCTTCGTCGCCTCATGCCGGTGCACGCGGACGCCGAGGGGGACGCGGCCCCGAAGAGTCAGGGCGTCGACGAGAAAGATGCCCACATGCACGTCGGCTGA
- a CDS encoding glycosyltransferase yields MYVVIVSRGVPGPSDPLRGVFELDQAKALQDAGHRVVIAALDARSARRRRPMGVHVTAVDGIDVVRLDVPLGRVPVRLDHAVHARAMRSLWGAVVDRFGTPEIAHAHFSHYAAALVRSGVLDSGSRRVPLVVTEHDSHLRPDRVDRLRDENCRVGLGAADRVLAVSGALARILVERYGVDVAVVPNVVDVDLFDRPSHRRPGINLLSVGNLIERKGMAQLCRAFLTVAEGEPSMSLRIVGEGPARSDLEGLLAERDPHCRITLLGRLGREQVAEEMAGADGFALFSRWETFGVVYAEAMAAGLPVLASPCGGPEGFLSPGTAVVSRGFEERDLRAALTDFVERLGSFDRDLIRATARQKFSPGALAKSLTGVYRGLR; encoded by the coding sequence ATGTACGTGGTGATCGTGAGTCGTGGGGTCCCCGGCCCCTCCGACCCGTTGCGGGGAGTGTTCGAGCTCGACCAGGCCAAGGCTCTTCAGGACGCGGGCCATCGCGTCGTGATCGCGGCGCTGGATGCTCGCTCAGCCAGACGCCGACGCCCGATGGGCGTCCACGTCACCGCTGTCGACGGGATCGACGTCGTCCGCCTTGACGTGCCGCTGGGCCGGGTCCCGGTGCGCCTGGATCACGCCGTTCACGCCCGTGCGATGAGAAGCCTGTGGGGAGCGGTCGTCGATCGATTCGGGACTCCCGAGATCGCGCACGCGCATTTCAGCCATTACGCGGCCGCGCTGGTGCGCTCCGGCGTCCTGGATTCCGGGAGCCGGAGGGTGCCTCTGGTGGTCACCGAGCACGACTCCCATCTGCGTCCGGACCGGGTCGACAGGTTGCGCGACGAGAACTGCCGGGTGGGGCTGGGCGCTGCCGACCGGGTGCTCGCCGTCTCGGGAGCGCTGGCCCGCATCCTGGTGGAGCGCTACGGGGTCGATGTGGCGGTGGTGCCGAATGTCGTCGATGTCGACCTGTTCGACCGCCCCTCGCACCGTCGTCCCGGGATCAACCTGCTGAGCGTCGGCAACCTCATCGAGCGCAAGGGCATGGCGCAGCTGTGCCGTGCGTTCCTGACCGTGGCCGAGGGCGAACCGTCGATGAGCCTGAGAATCGTGGGGGAGGGGCCGGCCAGATCCGATCTCGAGGGGCTGCTGGCCGAGCGGGATCCTCACTGCAGGATCACGCTGCTGGGCCGGCTGGGCCGCGAACAGGTCGCCGAGGAGATGGCCGGGGCCGACGGGTTCGCGCTGTTCTCCCGATGGGAGACCTTCGGCGTCGTCTACGCCGAGGCGATGGCCGCCGGGCTGCCGGTACTGGCCTCTCCGTGCGGGGGTCCGGAGGGATTCCTCTCCCCGGGCACCGCGGTGGTCTCCCGCGGATTCGAGGAGCGCGATCTGAGGGCCGCCCTCACCGATTTCGTCGAGCGGCTGGGGAGCTTCGACCGGGACCTCATCCGCGCCACCGCCCGACAGAAGTTCTCCCCGGGGGCGCTCGCGAAGAGCCTCACCGGGGTGTACCGCGGTCTGAGGTGA
- a CDS encoding RDD family protein gives METTEPDSVEEQRPGASLGLPAGGRGSLARWGSRIGALIVDWAASIVVAMALFGVGVMRDPGWRAWMPMTVFFVEKTVLTALTSGSFGQLLARIAVVRLDSAGPVGWWRAAVRAAMKCLVLPAVVIGAERRGLDDMVLGTVVVNRR, from the coding sequence GTGGAGACCACCGAGCCTGACAGCGTCGAGGAACAGCGGCCGGGCGCCAGTCTCGGCCTGCCTGCCGGCGGTCGCGGATCCCTGGCTCGCTGGGGTTCGCGGATCGGTGCCCTGATCGTGGACTGGGCGGCTTCGATCGTTGTCGCGATGGCACTGTTCGGCGTGGGTGTCATGCGTGATCCCGGCTGGCGCGCCTGGATGCCGATGACTGTCTTCTTCGTCGAGAAGACTGTCCTCACCGCCCTCACCTCGGGATCGTTCGGCCAACTGCTGGCCAGGATCGCGGTGGTGCGCCTCGACTCCGCCGGGCCGGTCGGCTGGTGGCGCGCGGCGGTCCGGGCGGCCATGAAGTGCCTGGTGCTGCCGGCGGTGGTGATCGGCGCGGAGCGGCGAGGATTGGACGACATGGTGCTCGGCACCGTCGTGGTGAACCGGAGGTGA